The SAR324 cluster bacterium genomic interval TTAGCCGAAGCCAGTATCACTTTGACGATGCAGAGACCCCAGCCACTTTGGTCCGAGCAGGACCCAGAAGCCTGGTGGCATGCTGTTCAAGCAGGCATTGATGAACTTTGTAAGCAACATTCGCTGGCTCAGGTCAAGGGCATTGGTCTCTCTGGACAGATGCATGGGGGTACGCTTCTAGATG includes:
- a CDS encoding FGGY family carbohydrate kinase, translated to MYLGIDLGTSAVKLLLLSSEQQILAEASITLTMQRPQPLWSEQDPEAWWHAVQAGIDELCKQHSLAQVKGIGLSGQMHGGTLLD